A DNA window from Campylobacter lari contains the following coding sequences:
- the groES gene encoding co-chaperone GroES — MNFQPLGKRILVKRLEEMKTTASGIIIPDNAKEKPLNGEVVAVSKEIEDIKVNDKVMFAKYGGTEIKLDNEEYLVLNVEDVLGIIK, encoded by the coding sequence ATGAATTTTCAACCTCTAGGAAAGCGTATTTTAGTAAAACGCTTAGAAGAAATGAAAACTACTGCTTCTGGGATTATTATACCAGATAATGCTAAAGAAAAACCATTAAATGGTGAAGTTGTTGCAGTAAGCAAAGAAATAGAAGATATTAAGGTAAATGATAAAGTAATGTTTGCAAAATACGGTGGAACTGAAATTAAACTTGATAATGAAGAGTATTTAGTTCTTAATGTTGAAGATGTTTTAGGGATTATTAAATAA